From Medicago truncatula cultivar Jemalong A17 chromosome 7, MtrunA17r5.0-ANR, whole genome shotgun sequence, a single genomic window includes:
- the LOC25499072 gene encoding SKP1-like protein 1A, producing the protein MSNSGNAGSKKMITLKSDDGETFEVSEAVALKSQTIKHIIEDDCADNVIPVPNVTGKILAKVIEYCKKHVEATSSDEKVSEDDLKNWDADFAKEVDQQTLFQILLAANYLNIKNLLDLCCQTVADDIKDKKPEEIREIFSVENDFNPEEEAKVRNENAWAFE; encoded by the exons ATGTCTAACTCGGGCAACGCCGG ATCAAAGAAGATGATCACTCTCAAGAGTGACGACGGCGAAACCTTTGAGGTTTCCGAGGCGGTGGCACTTAAATCTCAGACGATCAAGCACATAATCGAGGATGATTGTGCCGACAACGTAATCCCTGTTCCTAATGTCACTGGCAAGATATTGGCGAAGGTGATTGAATACTGTAAGAAGCATGTCGAGGCGACGAGTTCTGATGAAAAAGTTTCAGAGGATGATCTTAAGAACTGGGATGCTGATTTCGCGAAGGAGGTTGATCAGCAAACGCTTTTCCAAATCCTCCTTGCAGCAAACTATTTGAATATCAAGAACTTGTTGGATCTCTGCTGCCAGACTGTGGCTGACGATATCAAAGATAAGAAACCAGAGGAAATTCGCGAGATATTTAGCGTCGAGAATGATTTCAATCCGGAGGAAGAAGCAAAAGTTCGAAACGAAAACGCATGGGCATTtgagtga
- the LOC25499073 gene encoding E3 ubiquitin-protein ligase SP1, which yields MKMIPWDGIGCYFSGIALYCLGITICKDAEILKSVTRVNQLKELEQLLDTQNSALVVAISGKVASESTIECELSGLKGVIVEEAVEQHFLKHKHNDSWIKDSALTSFTSKEIPWYLEDSTDRVDVVGAQSAKDFVLPVKHEVFKPSNPRLISKALHYIRGLKELGFNRTERTLPIGTTVTVVGEMMLAPFGFNNPAQDHFMSLPKQLISL from the exons ATGAAAATGATTCCTTGGGATGGAATTGGTTGTTACTTTAGTGGAATTGCTCTATACTGTCTCGGAATAACCATTTGCAA GGATGCGGAAATTCTTAAATCTGTGACCCGGGTCAATCAGTTAAAGGAGCTAG AGCAACTACTAGATACTCAAAATTCAGCATTGGTCGTTGCAATTTCTGGAAAAGTTGCATCTGAAAGCACAATTGAATGTGAATTAAGTGGTTTAAAGGGTGTAATTGTGGAAGAAGCG gtaGAACAAcattttctcaaacacaaacacaatgattcctgGATAAAAGATTCTGCTTTAACGTCGTTCACGAGTAAAGAGATTCCTTGGTATCTG GAAGATTCGACTGATCGTGTGGATGTGGTTGGAGCTCAGTCGGCCAAAGATTTTGTGTTACCTGTTAAACATGAAGTATTTAAACCGTCAAATCCAAGGCTTATAAGTAAAGCATTGCATTATATCCGAGGTCTCAAG GAGCTTGGTTTCAATAGAACTGAACGAACACTTCCTATTGGCACTACCGTAACAGTTGTTGGTGAG ATGATGCTGGCGCCATTCGGATTCAACAACCCCGCACAGGACCATTTTATGTCTCTCCCAAAACAATTGATCAGCTTATAA